The following are from one region of the Pygocentrus nattereri isolate fPygNat1 chromosome 20, fPygNat1.pri, whole genome shotgun sequence genome:
- the mfsd10 gene encoding major facilitator superfamily domain-containing protein 10: MAGEKSSPEDGHSSRVIRVVFFALLLDLLGFTLILPLLPSILDHYSQTGDGVYQSLQSIVDWFREIVGVPMETKYNSVLFGGLIGSLYSLLQFLSSPVIGAASDKHGRRPLLLLTTVGLIFSYILWAVSHSFSIFLMSRVVGGLCKGNVSLCTAVVADLPCPKARSKGMAMIGVAFSLGFTLGPIMGAYFVLKLVDTELFYQGPALLAVFFSIADLLFIFLMLPETLHKDSKGSSVSSGVQEVGDLLSPVSLFNFSAVTRTKEPPSRQRMHNLKVMGWVYFTYLFLFSGLEFTLSFLTHQRFKFSSMQQGKMFFFIGITMAAFQGGYARRIQPGRQIQTVRMAIIVLIPAFLLIGFAQNLAVLYSGLFLYSFAAAIVVPCLSAQVSGHGTASQKGTVMGILRSLGALARALGPIVASSVYWLAGAEMCFIISSVLFIAPLLLLSRLERHKED, translated from the exons ATGGCGGGGGAGAAGAGTTCTCCAGAAGACGGTCACTCTTCCAGAGTCATTAGGGTGGTGTTTTTTGCCCTTCTGCTGGACCTGCTGGGCTTCACCCTAATACTCCCCCTGCTTCCCTCCATCTTGGACCACTACAGTCAAACAGGG GATGGTGTGTACCAGTCATTACAAAGCATTGTGGACTGGTTCAGAGAGATCGTAGGAGTTCCCATGGAAACAAAATACAACAGTGTACTTTTTGGGG GTCTGATCGGCTCGCTCTACTCTCTGCTGCAGTTCCTTTCTTCTCCTGTGATTGGAGCTGCCTCAGATAAGCATGGGAGAAGACCACTGCTGCTGTTAACTACT GTGGGGCTGATATTCTCTTACATTCTGTGGGCAGTTTCCCACAGCTTCAGTATTTTCCTCATGTCTCGTGTAGTGGGAGGACTTTGTAAGGGCAATGTTAGCCTCTGCACTGCTGTTGTGGCTGACCTGCCTTGCCCTAAAGCAAGAAGCAAAGGAATG GCCATGATTGGTGTTGCCTTCTCCTTGGGCTTCACTCTAGGTCCAATAATGGGAGCCTACTTTGTGCTAAAACTGGTGGATACTGAGCTTTTCTACCAGGGCCCTGCTTTACTGGCAGTGTTCTTTTCCATAGCAGACCTGCTCTTCATCTTTCTCATGCTACCAGAAACTTTGCACAAGGACAGCAAG GGCTCCTCAGTCAGCTCAGGTGTTCAGGAGGTTGGGGACCTACTCAGTCCAGTGTCCCTTTTTAACTTCTCTGCAGTCACAAGAACAAAAGAACCACCATCGAGACAAC GAATGCACAACCTTAAAGTTATGGGCTGGGTTTACTTCACATAcctcttccttttctctgggCTGGAGTTCACTCTGAGCTTCTTGACCCATCAGCGCTTTAAGTTCTCCAG tatgcaGCAGGGTAAGATGTTCTTCTTCATTGGCATCACCATGGCAGCATTCCAGGGTGGATATGCCCGCAGGATCCAACCAGGCCGTCAGATCCAGACAGTCCGCATG gcaaTAATAGTACTTATTCCAGCCTTCCTGCTCATTGGCTTTGCACAGAATTTGGCAGTGCTCTACAGTGGCCTATTTTTGTATTCCTTTG CGGCTGCTATTGTTGTGCCATGTCTTTCAGCACAAGTCTCTGGACACG GCACTGCCAGTCAGAAGGGCACAGTGATGGGTATTCTTCGTAGTCTGGGAGCGCTGGCTCGAGCACTGGGGCCAATTGTGGCCTCCTCAG tgtactgGCTGGCTGGAGCTGAGATGTGTTTCATCATCAGTTCGGTCCTCTTCATTGCTCCTTTGCTCTTACTGAGCAGATTAGAGAGGCACAAAGAGGACTAA